Genomic DNA from Streptomyces sp. PCS3-D2:
CCTGCCGGTGAAGCAGAACGCCTTGGGGATCGGTCCGCTGTGCCGCCTCCGCTGTGGTCCGCAGTTCCCCGAAGAAGGCAGCGCGATCACGCAGCGGAAGGAGCGGAGAGGCCGCTGCCGGTCCTCGCCTGCGCCGAAGGGGGATCTTCGCGAGTGACGGTGGACGAGCCCCCGTGAGAGCCCAGGCGAGCATGTGCGCGGTATCCCTGGTGTGCACCCACTCCGACAGAGGGTGCGGCCCATCGGTGCGGTTGAGGGTGGCACCGATGATCCGGTCCGCGTCCATCGCGGCGTCCAGCATCCCCACGACCGACGTTTCCGCACCCATGGCAGCCAAACGGCGCCGCAGACCGACCAGATCTCCCGCCCGCATGTTCGCGAGTGGTCGTCGGCCCGACTCCCAGCCCTGCACCGTGCACAGGTCGACCCCCAGAGCCTCTGCTGTCGCCGACTGTGTCCGGGGGATCGACTCGCGAGCCGTACGCAGCACGAATCCCGCGATCGTGCCAGTGATTGCTCCTGCGGCCATGTGCACGCTCCCGGCGCGAGCCTTGCAGTAACACGTACCCACAGTCAGTCCTACCGCACTCAGCGCGACCATAGGTTCGTTGCGCGGGATCGCCGAAGCCCGGAACCGGGTGACGCGACGCGGTCACGGCGATCGATGGGCGGGCAACGCACCCGCGGCTGCCGACGAAGGGACGTGAGTATGGTCAACCGAATCATCCACAGCTGCGCTCATGGCGTGCTCGGTCTCGACATCGCCGACGGCGCCTGCTCCGAGCCGACTGCGGTTCCCGAGCCGAGCCAGGAGCTCCTCGACCGCGCGCTGGTCGGATGGGAACGCTTCATCGGCATCGCCGAGGAGCCCCACGATGACTGAGCGCTACACGTACATGCCGCACCCGCTGCTACGACATCGCGTGCGTGATGTGGCCAGTGGCGTCGAAGGCGAGCTGATGGCCGTGATCAACGAGGACGTGTCGACCTCGCTCCACCCCTACTGGGTGGAGCTGGCGTACGTACGAGGCCCGTCCGGCCGCGAATTCTCCACGGCGGTCGACAACATCGAGTCCGCCGAGCTCCCCCCTGGTCACGCCATCTGACCAGCCCCCGAGGTCGGGAGGTGGTCCAGGCGGCGCAGGATCACGCCCTCGCGCAGGGCCCACGGGCAGATCTCCAGCTCGTCCACGCCGAAGAGGTCCATGGCGCCCTCGGCGACCAGCGCACCCGCCAGGAGCTGGTTCGCCCGGCCCTCCGAGACCCCGGGGAGGGCGGAGCGCTGGGTCGTCGTCATCGCGGCCAGGCGCGGGACCCATTCCTCCAGGGCCTTGCGGCTGAGGTCGCGCTGCACGTACAGGCCGTCCGCCGAGCGGGCCGCGCCCGCGATGCGGGCCAGCTGCTTGAACGTCTTCGACGTCGCCACCACGTGGTCGGGGGCGCCGAAGCGGCTGAACTCCCGAACCGTCCGCGCGATCTCCGCCCGTACGTGCCGCCGCAGCGCCCGGATGTCCAGGGCGTCGGGCGGGTCGCCGGGGAGCCAGCCCGCCGTGAGGCGGCCCGCGCCCAGCGGGAGGGAGACGGCGGCGTCCGGGTCCTCGTCGATGCCGTACGCGATCTCCAGGGAGCCGCCGCCGATGTCCAGGACCAGCAGCTTCCCGGCGGACCAGCCGAACCAGCGGCGCGCGGCGAGGAAGGTGAGGCGCGCCTCGTCCTCGCCGCTGAGGACCGGCAGGTCGACGCCGGTCTCGGCCTTGACCCGGGCCAGTACCTCGTCCGCGTTGGTCGCCTCGCGCACCGCGCTCGTGGCGAAGGGGAGGACGTCCTCGCAGCCCTTGTCCTCGGCGGCCTGCACCGCTTCGTTGATGACGGACAGCAGGCGCTCGACTCCCGCCGGGGTGACGGCCCCGGCGTCGTCGAGGAGCTCCGCCAGCCTTATCTCCACCTTGTGCGAGTGCGCCGGCTGCGGGCGCGCGCCGGGGTGCGCGTCCACCACCAGCAGATGGACCGTATTCGAACCCACATCGAGGACACCGAGTCTCATAGGGGGAAACGCTACTGCGAGGAACGCTCGAGGGTCGCGTAAGGGGCGCTTAGGCTTGGGTTTGTGCCAAATACGAAGAAGGCCAACAAGACCCGGTCGGAGAAGGACACGGGCAAGGACGACCAGGGCGCACGCACCCGGGACGCAGAGGCAGCGAACGGCAAACCCCCCAAGCCCCTCAAGCCCGGAAAGGCCAAGGCCGTGGCCGACGAGAAGGGGCTCGACTTCCCTCGGGCCTGGGTGGAGTTTCCCGACCCCGCCGACGACGAGCAGGTCTTCCGCTGTGACCTGACCTGGCTGACCTCCCGGTGGACCTGCATCTTCGGCAGCGGCTGCCAGGGCATCCAGGCGGGCCGGGCCTCGGACGGCTGCTGCACGCTCGGCGCGCACTTCTCCGACGAGGACGACGAGAAGCGCGTCGCGGAGCACGTGGCCCGGCTGACGCCCGAGCTGTGGCAGTTCCACGACGTCGGCAGCGAGAGCGGGTGGACCCAGCACGACGACGACGGGGAGAAGCAGACCCGCCGCTGGGACGGGGCGTGCATCTTCCTGAACCGGCCGGGGTTCCCCGCGGGGGCCGGCTGCTCGCTCCACATCCTCGCGCTGCGGGAGGGCCGTGAGCCGCTGGAGACCAAGCCGGACGTCTGCTGGCAGCTGCCGATCCGCCGGACGTACGACTGGATCGACCGGCCCGACGACACCCGGGTGCTCCAGGTGTCGATCGGCGAGTACGACCGCCGGGGCTGGGGCCCGGGCGGCCACGACCTGCACTGGTGGTGCACGTCGGCGACCTCCGCGCACGGCGCCGGGGACCCCGTCTACGTGTCGTACCGCGCCGAGCTGACGGAGCTGATGGGCCAGGAGGGGTACGAGGCGCTGGTGCAGCTGTGCGAGGCCCGGCTGGCCTCGCTCCTGCCGATGGCTCCGCATCCGGCGGATCCGGCCCCGTAGCCGAAGCCCCGCCCGGTCGGTCGCCGGCCTTCGCAGGGCCGCGTCGACTCCCTGGCGATTGCGCCGGCCTTGCCGACCCCCGGCCGCGTCACCGGCCGTCACCCGGCGTCACCCCGGGTCAGCCGCCCGACGGCTCCGACGGTGGCGGGTCGGGCGCGGGGGAAGCCGTTGCGCCCGCGCCGTCCGTCGGGGTCGGCGCGGGGGTCGGGGACGGCGGAGGGATCGTCGGCTCCGTGGGGGACGGCGTCGGCGCGGGTCCCTGCGTCTGATCCGGTGACGGCGGCGGGCTCGCGGGCTGAGTCGGTTCCGGCTGCGGGACGGGCGTCGACGGGGGCCGGCCGCGGCCCCGGACGGAGATCACCGCGCCGGTCGGGTCGACCCCGACCCGGGCGGTCCAGGCGCCGACCGGCTGCGCCTCGGGGTCGACGGCGATGTGCAGGGTGACGGACTCCCCGGGCGCGAGCGTGCCCGCGGTGCGGCTCGCCCGCAGCCAGGGTGCGTCGGACCAGAGCCGCCAGTTCACCGGGGCGCCGCCCGAGGCGGTGAGGGTGAGCAGGGTGAGGGCGCCCCGCGAGGACGCGGCGACCGAGAGCCTGCCGGGGGCGCCGGCTTGGTCGGGGGTGGCGGGCGGGCCGGTGCTGATCACCTCGACGGAGACGTCGGAGGAGTCGCTGTTGTCGGCGAAGTCGGGGCCACCGGTGGTGACGGCCGCGTTGCCCGCGTTTTCGTAGGCGGTCAGCGGGCGCCCGTCGATCCGGGAGGTCGGGAGCTCGGTCTCGCTGGCGGAGATACGGGGGGAGCCGCTGCCGGCGGGCTCCCCGGTGCCGGGCTCGCCGCGGTACGAGGCCCACAGCGCCAGGACCGGGGCCGCGACGACGGTGGCCACGACGGTGGTGGTCACCGCCCGGGCCCGCATCCGGTCCCGGCGGGCCGCGCGGTCCCTGGGGTCCATCGGGAAGCCGGTGCGGTCGAAGCGGGGGGCGGGGCCGCGCCCCCGGCCGGAGCGGTGCATCGCCGCGTGGACGGCGGTGCGCGGGGCGGGTACGAGCGGCAGCGCGGCGGTGTCCACGCCGCCGGAGCCGGGCCACGGCGCGGCGGCGCCCACGCGTTCGGCGACGCGCCGGCACCTCGGGCAGTCGTCGACGTGCCGGACGAGCTCGGTGCGCAGGGTGCTGGACAGCAGGACGTCGCCGCTGTTGCCGTCCGCGTCGCCGCCGGTGAGCTGGACGACACCGGGACAGCCGCCGGTCTCGACGACGGCGAGGGCGGCTCGGGTGCGCTCCACCTCGCAGGCGGCACCGGTCAGGAGCTCCCGGGCGGCGGCGGGGGGCGTGCCGAGGACCGCGGCGAGTTCGGGGACGGCGAGGCGGTGGCGGACGGCGAGTTCGAGTGCCTCGCGCTGGGCGGGGGTGGTCCCTGCGGCCTCCGGCCAGGCAAGACGTGCCAGCTCGGTACGGCGGTAGGCGCTCACGTCAAGCTGCCGGCGGGGCTCCGCGGCCGGGCCGTCGAAGGCTGCGCCCCCCGGCGCATGGTCGCGCCCGGCGTGCTCCGGCGCACGCTTGGCGGAATGCGCTCCCTGCCGAACGCGCCGCTGCTCCGCCAGCCGGCGCAGGCAGCCCCAGCGGGCGAGCGCGTAGAGCCAAGCCCGCCGGTCGCCCTCGTCGGGGCAGCGTCCGGGATACCGCTCGGCCACGGCGAGGACGTCTGCGAGCACGTCGGTCGCGGTGTCGTGGTCGCACAGGACCGACAGGCAATAGGTGAACAGGCCGTCGAGGTACGGCTCGTACCGGAAGGGGCGCGGCCGTTCCTCCTCGTGAGGCGTGCGCCCGTGCGCCCGGTGTGCGCCGGTGCGCGGCGAAGGGTGTGCCTGGTTGCTGCTGTTCACCTGGCGACCGTAGGCGGCGCGCCGGGGGCGCCTGGGAAGCCTTCCCCGGTTTTAGCCCTTAAGGGTGAACAGATCGGCGGTGCACTGACGACGGCTCTGACGACGGCTCTGACGACCGCCCCGCGGGTGCCCGGACCGGCACCGCGGACCGGGCTGTCGGTGCGGGCGGCTACCGTGAGCGCATGGCTGCCCGCACCTCTCGCTCATCCGCCAAGGACCGACCGTCCTACCGCTGCACCGAGTGCGGCTGGACGACGGCCAAGTGGCTCGGCCGGTGTCCCGAGTGCCAGGCCTGGGGCACCGTCGAGGAGATGGGGGCACCCGCCGTACGGACCACCGCGGCCGGCCGGGTGTCGACCGCCGCCCTGCCGATCGCCCAGGTCGACGGGCGGACGGCGACCGCCCGCAGCACCGGTGTGGACGAGCTGGACCGCGTCCTGGGCGGCGGGCTCGTGCCCGGCGCCGTCGTCCTGCTGGCCGGCGAGCCCGGCGTGGGCAAGTCCACGCTGCTGCTGGACGTCGCGGCGAAGGCCTCCAGCGACACGCACCGCACGCTGTACGTGACGGGTGAGGAATCGGCGAGCCAGGTCCGGTTGCGGGCGGACCGCATCAACGCGCTGAGCGACCACCTGTACCTCGCGGCCGAGACCGACCTGTCCGCGGTGCTCGGGCACCTCGACGCCGTGCAGCCCTCCCTGCTCGTCCTGGACTCCGTACAGACCGTCGCCTCCCCCGAGATCGACGGCGCGCCCGGCGGCATGGCCCAGGTGCGGGAGGTGGCGGGCGCGCTGATCCGGGCCTCCAAGGAGCGGGGCATGGCCAC
This window encodes:
- a CDS encoding Ppx/GppA phosphatase family protein, whose product is MRLGVLDVGSNTVHLLVVDAHPGARPQPAHSHKVEIRLAELLDDAGAVTPAGVERLLSVINEAVQAAEDKGCEDVLPFATSAVREATNADEVLARVKAETGVDLPVLSGEDEARLTFLAARRWFGWSAGKLLVLDIGGGSLEIAYGIDEDPDAAVSLPLGAGRLTAGWLPGDPPDALDIRALRRHVRAEIARTVREFSRFGAPDHVVATSKTFKQLARIAGAARSADGLYVQRDLSRKALEEWVPRLAAMTTTQRSALPGVSEGRANQLLAGALVAEGAMDLFGVDELEICPWALREGVILRRLDHLPTSGAGQMA
- a CDS encoding sigma-70 family RNA polymerase sigma factor — translated: MNSSNQAHPSPRTGAHRAHGRTPHEEERPRPFRYEPYLDGLFTYCLSVLCDHDTATDVLADVLAVAERYPGRCPDEGDRRAWLYALARWGCLRRLAEQRRVRQGAHSAKRAPEHAGRDHAPGGAAFDGPAAEPRRQLDVSAYRRTELARLAWPEAAGTTPAQREALELAVRHRLAVPELAAVLGTPPAAARELLTGAACEVERTRAALAVVETGGCPGVVQLTGGDADGNSGDVLLSSTLRTELVRHVDDCPRCRRVAERVGAAAPWPGSGGVDTAALPLVPAPRTAVHAAMHRSGRGRGPAPRFDRTGFPMDPRDRAARRDRMRARAVTTTVVATVVAAPVLALWASYRGEPGTGEPAGSGSPRISASETELPTSRIDGRPLTAYENAGNAAVTTGGPDFADNSDSSDVSVEVISTGPPATPDQAGAPGRLSVAASSRGALTLLTLTASGGAPVNWRLWSDAPWLRASRTAGTLAPGESVTLHIAVDPEAQPVGAWTARVGVDPTGAVISVRGRGRPPSTPVPQPEPTQPASPPPSPDQTQGPAPTPSPTEPTIPPPSPTPAPTPTDGAGATASPAPDPPPSEPSGG